The window ggtggcacatgTAGTGCACTAGAcccctgcgccacccgggaggactACCGTTTGAAGGACTACCGTTTGATTTGACGGCCTCAGTTTGGTGCAAGACGACAGGGATTCTACACATGAGCTTAGCCAGCCAACGTTTTATCTTCATACTGCTCTGTCTTTGGCTAATgtgcaatttttttgttgttccaCAGGTCAAACCTGTCAATCGATCAAATCAGGAAAAGTAGGTGGCTCTCTTTTCAGAAGTTTGGTTTGAAGCTAACTTTTTCCTCACGGTCTCAACCTTTACACCAGCACTCCCTTATCTCCATCTTCAATGAACTGCTACATGTCCACTAACTGCATGAAACTACAGCATTAGATATGTATCCATGATAACTCTGTGGCCGGGATGTGGGGGATTATTGGCTTGTTCTCCGGGATGTGGGGGGTTATTGTCTTGTTCTCTGGGATGTAGGGGGTTATTGGCTTGTTCTCTGGGATGTAGGGGGTTATTGTCTTGTTCTCTGGGATGTAGGGGGTTATTGTCTTGTTCTCTGGGATGTAGGGGGTTATTGTCTTGTTCTCTGGGATGTAGGGGGTTATTGTCTTGTTCTCTGTGATGTGGGGGGTTATTGTCTTGTTCTCTGGGATGTAGGGGGTTATTGTCTTGTTCTAtgggatgtggggggggggcttAATTGTCTTTTTCTCCAGACACAGGGAGTGTAAAGAAATCTCAGGAGGATCTGTAACACATGACAACCAGAGCCTTGACTCTGGAGCAGAGGGACCAGACCAACGAGACGGACCAGACACGCTCCCTGAGAGAACCACCCAAACACCCCCAACAGGTCTCTCATTTAAATACACTTGCCCTTTCAAAtgtacatgtatacacacacacaccctgtatgTGAACCAGACTCACCTCCAAAGCATGAGACCTTTTACTGCTCACCATGCAGGAGTCCTGTAGAAAGAGGACCAGCTGAAGTTGGCAATGTCTTCTAGAGTTCTGTAGAAAGAGGAGCAGCTGAAGTTGACAATGTCTTCTAGAGTTCTGTAGAAAGAGGACCAGCTGAAGTTGGCAATGTCTTCTAGATGGGAGACAATGATTTATTATATTTATCTTAACATTGATTAAAATAACGGACCCCAATGTACGAAGCTAGATGTATCACTGGCACTTGATAAATGTGGAACTCAGAAAGTGCTTCTTTCACAATATGGCACACCTAGATACTTTTAAGGTAGTGGTTTAGAGTTCTCCTTGAAATGACATTGACAATTTCTGCTTGAATGGGTTTCACATGCTAGTTGCTATGGCTCATACATGCCAACTGGAACAGAACATTTGTGAACatgttgtgtgtctctctgtgccatACAGAAAATAGCCCAGTCGGTGGGGACCCCCAGGGCCCAGAGGAGTCTGCAGTGGAAGAGGAGGCCACTACCCAAACCACCCACACAAACCCTGACCCAGAACACACCGAACAACCAGcacagcaggaagaggaggaggaggaggaggaattcaAAGAGGTGGAGCAGGAAATGAGCAACGCCCAAGAAGAAGAGAAACAGGAAGTGACCCAGAACCAACAGGAAGCTGTCACTGACCAAGAGGAAGCCAAGCTGGAGGAGGAGCAGCCTGCCCAGCcacagggagaagaggaggagacagagcagGTGGACACATTCTTCAGTACGATGAGTCACAGGTATGGGGACACACCGCAGGAGGGACACATACTGTAGACCTTacggtgtagggtgaagttgacCCTAGAATGCTGATCTgtggtcagttttgcatttcccccactaatggttaaagggatagtttgggattttggcaatgtaGCGTTAGCTCAAAGACTGGAAGTcttgggtatctgctagcatgctagctgaTGCAGAAGACATTTTCTTTGCGCtaagctagttagcattggctcacgaaaCTACCTCCATCTTCCTTCATATTGAACGCATAGACATCATTGTATTAAGGCAAAATATTTAGCTAAATATCTTGAAATAAGAGAAATGACTTGTATTAAGCATGTTTTTGGTTAGAATATGCACAATTAGCCTGGTACGGGGGAAAAAAGAAGGAAAAGTCTACATAAGATAATTAGGCTTGCCTAGATTTCACTTGTTGCTTtgtgggaggggaagctgatgATAGATCTGTAACTCGGGGAAAACTTCACCCCAGAGTGTAGGTGTTTTACTACTGCGGCCAATGCTAATATTTCACCAGCAGTAACTAGACAGAACAAGGGCCAACACATACACTAATGGATTAATCCCCATATTTCCTATAATTATTCTAGGTACTGTAATGATGTTGATTCCACAATGAGGTATTTATTATTGAGATTCATGTATTTAGTGTGTTCAGATTATGCTGCAAATTGTGCTACTCTGATATATACTGTTTAGGCCCAATGCTAATGCTTTGGGTATGAAAGGGCAAAGGTCATTTTTCCATGCCTGTACGAAAACAAAAAGGGagaactagcctggtcccagatctttgtgctcttgccaactctgTTGCTGTTAATGACTGACTAGGTTAAAACAGAGCAATTTTTTGTTGACTTTTTAAACCCAATTGAACATATAACAAGTTTTACACTGGTGTGTTCTCGGTTGATCACATGACTATTACAGAGATGCCCTCATCTGATTTTggggttgtttttttttttgggtaatcatttcactctttcttttcattttcattttgatGACATTTGAAAGCCCCTTTTTAACAGTGTTATTCAGCATTAAGATAAGATTGTAACGATCATAACCGTGAATTGAATGATCATAACCGTGATGTTCACTTGTGATATTACAGTATTCCAATGACTGGGAGAGACAATGTAAGCAGTGTTAACGTGTTTAAGTGCAGTAAACATCCAACACAGAACTAGTGAAAACGAAATCCTTAGAACAACGCCGTAGAGGTTGGGGAACATAGCAGATATGCTTTTGATACATTAGAACTATTTATTATACAGGTGTATCTAAGTTAGAGAACTCAAAACAAGTATCAAATCACCCAATAGCCTGACAGCATGGTCTTGTGTGGAGGCTGTCTTTGGCTTTGGTTGTATCTGTTTCTTTTCTGTTTTGGTTTGATTGAATGAAATAAAGGTTGTCGATGCTGGACCTCACTAATATCTCCCCTTGTTTGAATCTCTCTGACTTCTCTTTAGATTTAGTGATATAAGACTGGACGGTGACAGTGGTATTCCTACACAAGCCTTTTTGGACTCATGCTATGCAATAGTGCCTGTATTAGGTAGGACGGTCacttcactcctctctgtctcttcctccatcttttttttttttcaatcataCCATCTTTTCTGAAACATGTTGTAAATAATCTTTTCCACCTGGTGGTGGTGCATGTTCTGTTCATGTTTCCTTTCTTCAGTCTCCTCTCATACTGTTCTCCTCGTCTGCATCTAATTGATCTTACTAATCAAGTGGGTGGGTTTcctgggagggagggtgtgtgaaTGTGAGTCTGGAGTGTGTAATCCATCTTGAAGTCATACAACAGCCCTCTGTCCATTGTTCGTGTGATCCGACCGTAATGCATGTCACTGTGATAAACTATAGAGAGCTACGGGTATGTAATTGTATGTTACACACATTGTTCTGGATCCTCCAGGCTTACGATCTCTTCCATGTTATACTAAGTTGTTTTGTCAATTTACTCTTCTATTGAAGTCTACATCAATTTGTAATGGTTACTGGGGAATAAAacgccggggggggggggggtcccggacacagattaacaCACATTCTTGACTCAAGCATTTAATGGAGATTCTCtgtcaaagttttttttttagtccaggactagccTTAATATGTGTCCGTGAAACCGCCCCACAAGGACAAACAATAGTGTAACAAAAATATCCAGCATTGAAGTGACATTGgactctctctcctcagacaaaCTAGGATCCACAGTATTTGGTCCAGTAAAAATGGATTTTACAGGCAACATCAAGGTAAGAGGAAAGGCTGTCTCGAGTTTAGAACAATGTTAGATTTTTACATTACAGGAAATTAAAGTTAGATTAAGTTTACTAAAGCCTACCTTTTTTAAAAAGCTGCTCAAATCAGCATAACATTCTGGGTGCAGATGTTGTATAAACCTGTCTGGTATCAACAGTTCTCTAAATGACCACAAGAGGGACTCTCCTCCATCCATGCAGTTACAATGGGACCAAATGGACTTTTACACCCACTggatctgtcccaaatggcaccctattccctatatatacgGTAGCGCAgtacagaagtagtgcactacagagggaatagggtcctTAACCTGCCCTGTGAACTCTTCAGTTGGGCAGAATACACACTAAACAAATACTGTTCTAACAATTTCTGTGCTGGAAGGTGAAAGTGATATATTGTCATTAGGCAGTGCTGTGTGTATAAAGCACTGGAACATTTCACTAGCAGAGCTTTAACAGAGTTATTTTACTCTACCGCCACCAAGAAATAACAAGCTATGGTTTCCAGTGTTGTCATGGAACAAGTAAACCTGCTAAGTGGCAACACGACACGACCAACCAGATTTAGAAACCTATAAGAACTGCTGGGGCTGCGTGACAAacagcgccctattccctatgtagtgcactacttttgaccagggcgcacatatagtgtactataaagggaatagagtgccgttTGGTCATCAGACATTGTCTTTATGACGACAagttcttctgtctctctgtgtggctgTCTGTAGAAGATCCACCAGAAGCTGTCGTCGGACCCGGGCAGCTTCCCCACACTGCAGACCATAGTGCTCCACGAGGTGCAGACCGGCGTGGCCCGCGTCCGCAACTCAGCCACCGAGGCCCTGCTGTGGCTCAAACGAGGACTCAAGTTCCTCAAGGAGTTCCTGTCCCTGGTCAACTCTGGGGAAAGGGATATCCCTGGAGCGCTGGGTGAGTTAGCATCGCAACACTGTGGTACACACACACGGTTAATTAATGGTTAGGTGATAGTCCTCTTTTGGTTTGATGTCATATAGTGTATTACGTAATGTCCTCTATTCCTAACACACTCCCCTCCCTCGTCCACTCAGGTAATGCTTATGGACGGAGTCTGCGACAGTATCATGGATGGGTTGTGCGAGGTGTATTTGCTGTGAGTAATGCTTGATAATCAGTCTTCAAGCTCTTTTTAAGGAAGCAGTTTATAGTTGGAAAAAGTATCCCATCATAAGATTAGGCCCACTTTGGCGGGCGGGCGGgcatgtgtctgtgcgtgcgtgtgtctgtgcgtgcgtgcactAAGGCTATTATAGTCAACTGAAACAAACTAATCAAGGAACAAAAACTATTTAGTAAACggaaataaaataattaacaaacCTGTTTGAAAAGCTATACTGAAACTTATCTTTGACTCCAAAACAAACTGAAATAAAAactaaaatgtagtttttttttgGGAGACAAATGGGGTTtaaggattttttttctaatgggGTTTTCAAGCTTCTGAATCTTGCGGATCACATTGAGATGGACTTTATAATTTAAAGGGAGACTCCGCAAGACGAGGAGCAGTACTGCAGATATTGGGCGCGTTAGAGTGGTAATTCTAAAACAACCAACTGTCAAGGACTGGAGTCGGGGGGAGGTGCATTTGCGACAGCTGAAAGCCAGACACTAATGTTCTCtaacagcaaggctcagatcaacatggcagCGATTGTTTATAAAAAGGTTTTCTTTATAATGTGTATATAACTCCTATATCACACACAAACTGAAATAATACtatcctgaacaaaaatataaatgcaacatgtaaagtttccAGAAATTTTTCATAGGCACGAATGGTTATTTCTCTGAAATGTTGTGCCcaaattggtttacatccctgatagtgagcatttctcccttgccaagataatccatccacctgacagatgtggcatatcaagaagctgattaaacaggatgatcattacacaagggcaccttgtgctggggacaataaaaggccactaaaatgtgcagttttgtcaaacacaatgccacagatgtctcaagttgagggagcgtgcaattggcatactgactacaggaatgtctaccagagctgttgccagagaatttaatcttaatttctctaccataagccccctccatcattttagagaatttggcgtccatccggcctcacaatcgcagaccacgtataaccacaccagcccaggacgtCCACAACGtggacacagcgttgtacgagatcttcagtctattcttgttctgagaaatgaacgctatttcatgtgagaaattgccaagaaactgatgaGTTTAAGAagagttatttgtttctggccattttgagactgtaatcgaacccacaaatgttgatgctccggatactcaactagtttaaagtaggtcagttttttttattgcttcttcaaatcagcacaacagttttcagctgtgctaacataattgcaaaagggttttctaatgatcaattagccttttaaaattatgaacttggattagctaacacaacgtgtggttggaacacaggagtgatggttgctgataatgggcctatgtagatattccattaaacaaatctgccgtttccagctacaatagtcatttacaacataaacaatgttattttaatggacaaaaagtgcttttctttcaaaaacaaggacattttctaagtgaccccaaacttttgaacagtagtgtaagtACAAAcctataataaccttggtgtgttggtgtgtgagaCTTAGTGACACTTCGTCTCTCCGTTCCCAGCTGGCCCTCCGAGCAGCGCCATCATACAGCAGCTTTGCGGCGGCTCTGGTGtccagagagggggaggaactGAAAGAAGGATTCAACACAGGCATGCACCGGGACCTGGGGGTCTACCTGCCTGCCATGGAGAAACAACTGGCCATCCTGGATGCCCTGTATGAAGAATACAACCTGGAGTCAGATGAGGTGGTCTGAGAGGAGGAGACGAGATCCCAACTGGTGGCCTGAGAGGAGGAGACGAGATCCCAACTGGTGGCCTGAGAGGAGGAGACGAGATCCCAACTGGTGGCCTGAGAGGAGGAGACGAGATCCCAACTGGTGGCCTGAGAGGAGGAGACGAGATCCCAACTGCTGGCCTGAGAGGAGGGGACGAGATCCCAACTGGTGGCCTGAGAGGAACACTACCAGAGGAGGAAGAGAGCCCTCAGACTCAGACCATCTGGGATACAGTGacgaaggaggaggaggaggtagaagaggagagccCGATATGAGCCGCCGCAGCAGAGCAGTGGCTCTGGTGTACTTGATGTAGTGTACAGTACTTTAGACTCAGGCTCTTTTCCCTCCTGGAAGTCACTTCCATTATGAACAGCTGCACCATTGGTGGCTGAGATTGCACAAATATGGACTTTTACTTTAAATTGAGGCTGATATTGTTATTATTGACAGCATTATTTGACAGCCTACATAGGCTGCATGTAATGAACTGCATACAACACTGAAGAGTATAATGTAGCGGTGTTAGTATTGATCCCTGCTGAACTCCTAcaccaatatactgtatctacatgGATGACCTGCGTACCaacccacctcctccctccctccagaaccaacctcctccctccctccagaaccaacctcctccctccctccagaaccaacctcctccctccctccagaaccaacctccctccctccctccagaaccaacctccctccctccctccagaaccaacctccctccctccagaaccaacctcctccctccctccagaaccaacctcctccctccctccagaaccaacctcctccctccctccagaaccaacctcctccctccctccagaaccaacctcctccctccctccagaaccaacctcctccctccctccagaaccaaccccctccctccctccagaaccaaccccctccctccagaaccaaccccctccctccagaacccacctcctccctccagaacccacctcctccctctagaacccacctcctccctccagaaccaacccactccctccctccagaaccaacccactccctccctccagaaccaacctcctccctccctccagaacccacctcctccctccagaaCCAACCCACTCCCTCCAGAACCAACCCCCTCCCTCCAGAaccaacctcctccctccctccagaaccATTCTCATTCTCTCACATTGTCTCATCTACAAATGTATTGTTTACCAAGTGACATTAACATGAACTATTATTTTCCTCATTATCGTAATCATTTAAATGTAGTCTTTATGAGTAACTTATGGAATAAACCATGTTCTATATGGATGGGAAATGTCCATGTTTTAATGTATAGGGTTCGACTGAGGTGCCAACTGAAGTGGGATATATAGCAAGGCCttgattcaaaatgtattaacaaTCATGGTGGATAGATTGTTATTGTCTTCTATTAGCTGACTTTCCTCTCTGTGACTGATGTTGTGGGTTAAGAATAATACAACGGGGATCATCATAGAGGCAGTCTAACTTTGGCCTCTTAGTTCTGGACATTAATTCAGTCTTGTTATAGATGCACTGAACCATTTGGACAAAGCAGGAATATCTGACCGATGTGCAATAGGCTGATTCCTTGTTGTGAATAATTTCTAGTGTTAATGCTAATGTTTTTGTATCTCACAATTTCAGAACACATTTTATACGAATGTACATAAGATGGCATTTTTACATATGTATTAAACTTGATGAAATCGTGAATGGCTATGTTTTGGTCATTTGGATGTTATTTCTACCTAGGGCATTTCAGTTTCCATTACAACCCTGTGAAATCCCCTCTTCCTAGCCCTTGATTATGACTCTCCATTACACAGAAGTCATTGGATAAAGGCATCTTCTCCATGGGGTTTTCTTAAGAGTCCTGACACTTGAGTTTGTTGAGAGCatggttttggaagcataaggaccttTCATATCAGTGAGAAATAATTGTTAAACAAGGTTAAATTGATACCCACAAGGCTATGTTCATTTGGAGAGGAAATGTTCATTTGTGAGAGTAATTCATTTGTTCACTTCATTTGGGGTGATAAAACTGAACAAGTCATGGCAATCACCTACACATGCAAACAACTGATTGCTCTAATTGGGAGAAATTGTCAAATATAATTCAACACTTTtacattaatttatttaaattgatacTGGCGTCTATATTGATCCCCTGCCAACCCACGATCCAAGTGCCTCTTTATAAATGCCTGGCCATTAATGTTGCGGCAGAGGCTGATAAATAGATGGTGGTCTAATTGATATATCCT of the Oncorhynchus clarkii lewisi isolate Uvic-CL-2024 chromosome 3, UVic_Ocla_1.0, whole genome shotgun sequence genome contains:
- the LOC139387166 gene encoding pleckstrin homology domain-containing family A member 8-like, with the protein product MEGILFKWTNYISGWQPRWFVLEGGTLSYYDSQEDSWKGCKGSIKISVCEIQVHSSDFTRVDLTIPGEQYFYLRAINAAERQKWLVALGSAKACLTDNRTKREKEHQENTEALKTKMSELRLYCDLLFQQVNQIKDSEETEEAGENPGTMVKSTCTTFIKTLEECMLIANRTFSSDQATKTPPGSPPVATIKPQKVKPVNRSNQEKHRECKEISGGSVTHDNQSLDSGAEGPDQRDGPDTLPERTTQTPPTENSPVGGDPQGPEESAVEEEATTQTTHTNPDPEHTEQPAQQEEEEEEEEFKEVEQEMSNAQEEEKQEVTQNQQEAVTDQEEAKLEEEQPAQPQGEEEETEQVDTFFSTMSHRFSDIRLDGDSGIPTQAFLDSCYAIVPVLDKLGSTVFGPVKMDFTGNIKKIHQKLSSDPGSFPTLQTIVLHEVQTGVARVRNSATEALLWLKRGLKFLKEFLSLVNSGERDIPGALGNAYGRSLRQYHGWVVRGVFALALRAAPSYSSFAAALVSREGEELKEGFNTGMHRDLGVYLPAMEKQLAILDALYEEYNLESDEVV